The proteins below come from a single Phocoena sinus isolate mPhoSin1 chromosome 2, mPhoSin1.pri, whole genome shotgun sequence genomic window:
- the NGB gene encoding neuroglobin isoform X3, whose translation MERPEPELIRQSWREVSRSPLEHGTVLFARLFDLEPDLLPLFQYNCRQFSSPEDCLSSPEFLDHIRKVMLVIDAAVTNVEDLSSLEEYLASLGRKHRAVGVKLSSFSAPVRRPPLLCDQTAAQDLAAKPGLGLLNV comes from the exons ATGGAGCGCCCGGAGCCCGAGCTGATCCGGCAGAGCTGGCGGGAGGTGAGCCGCAGCCCGCTGGAGCATGGCACCGTCCTGTTCGCCAG GTTGTTTGACCTGGAGCCGGACCTGCTGCCCCTCTTCCAGTACAACTGCCGCCAGTTCTCCAGCCCAGAGGACTGCCTCTCTTCCCCTGAGTTCCTGGACCACATCAGGAAG GTGATGCTCGTGATCGATGCTGCGGTGACCAACGTGGAGGACCTGTCCTCGCTGGAGGAGTACCTTGCCAGCCTGGGCAGGAAGCACCGGGCAGTGGGTGTGAAGCTCAGCTCCTTCTCG GCTCCAGTGAGGAGGCCTCCTCTGCTGTGTGACCAAACAGCGGCTCAGGATCTGGCGGCCAAGCCTGGCCTAGGGCTCCTGAATGTTTGA
- the NGB gene encoding neuroglobin isoform X2, protein MERPEPELIRQSWREVSRSPLEHGTVLFARLFDLEPDLLPLFQYNCRQFSSPEDCLSSPEFLDHIRKVMLVIDAAVTNVEDLSSLEEYLASLGRKHRAVGVKLSSFSTVGESLLYMLEKCLGPAFTPAMRAAWSQLYGAVVQAMSRGWDGD, encoded by the exons ATGGAGCGCCCGGAGCCCGAGCTGATCCGGCAGAGCTGGCGGGAGGTGAGCCGCAGCCCGCTGGAGCATGGCACCGTCCTGTTCGCCAG GTTGTTTGACCTGGAGCCGGACCTGCTGCCCCTCTTCCAGTACAACTGCCGCCAGTTCTCCAGCCCAGAGGACTGCCTCTCTTCCCCTGAGTTCCTGGACCACATCAGGAAG GTGATGCTCGTGATCGATGCTGCGGTGACCAACGTGGAGGACCTGTCCTCGCTGGAGGAGTACCTTGCCAGCCTGGGCAGGAAGCACCGGGCAGTGGGTGTGAAGCTCAGCTCCTTCTCG ACGGTGGGTGAGTCCCTGCTCTACATGCTGGAGAAGTGCCTGGGCCCTGCCTTCACACCAGCCATGCGGGCTGCCTGGAGCCAGCTCTACGGAGCCGTGGTACAGGCCATGAGTCGTGGCTGGGATGGCGATTAA
- the NGB gene encoding neuroglobin isoform X1, translating to MERPEPELIRQSWREVSRSPLEHGTVLFARLFDLEPDLLPLFQYNCRQFSSPEDCLSSPEFLDHIRKVMLVIDAAVTNVEDLSSLEEYLASLGRKHRAVGVKLSSFSVGKGALSLSKAPGLRPPLSPRPLLCTCSSFPLLYPQMTRAGACIVMYLLCDPGTALTSLSLQFFFSGMVSLRTIGSEGAFGISWSAQFYMAVYKTIPEQPGLKQ from the exons ATGGAGCGCCCGGAGCCCGAGCTGATCCGGCAGAGCTGGCGGGAGGTGAGCCGCAGCCCGCTGGAGCATGGCACCGTCCTGTTCGCCAG GTTGTTTGACCTGGAGCCGGACCTGCTGCCCCTCTTCCAGTACAACTGCCGCCAGTTCTCCAGCCCAGAGGACTGCCTCTCTTCCCCTGAGTTCCTGGACCACATCAGGAAG GTGATGCTCGTGATCGATGCTGCGGTGACCAACGTGGAGGACCTGTCCTCGCTGGAGGAGTACCTTGCCAGCCTGGGCAGGAAGCACCGGGCAGTGGGTGTGAAGCTCAGCTCCTTCTCGGTGGGTAAAGgggctctttctctctccaaagCTCCTGGCCTGAGGCCACCACTCTCTCCCAGGCCTCTCCTATGCACCTGTTCATCCTTCCCACTCCTATACCCTCAGATGACCAGGGCTGGGGCATGCATTGTTAtgtacttgctgtgtgaccctggcactgccttgacctctctgagcctccaatttttcttctctggtatGGTTTCCCTTAGAACCATAGGAAGTGAAGGAGCCTTTGGGATTAGCTGGTCTGCTCAGTTTTATATGGCTGTGTATAAAACCATCCCAGAACAAcctggcttaaaacaatga